A stretch of Brassica napus cultivar Da-Ae chromosome C6, Da-Ae, whole genome shotgun sequence DNA encodes these proteins:
- the LOC125588403 gene encoding uncharacterized protein LOC125588403, whose protein sequence is MVEKSLWVRWVQCYLVRKGSFWSIKENTSSGSWVWRKLLKLRSLAKQYIKKEVRNGESSSFWYDSWSRFDTLKDLLGERGPLDLGVPDHYSVAEVKRSRRRSRRRRNHRVDILNQIEEVISRLDNDSDEDIVLWKHAEGKFKTNFSTSKTWNQIRNVRPVCTWHKGVWFSQSTPKYAFTMWVAIKRRLQTTDRMQQWNSSINTTCVLCNDMPESCAHLFFGCRYSGMIWRKLVEGMMKDAFTVDWSELISIVSKSWVTPIKTFILRYVMQATVYTIWWERNARRHGEKPRDIDCLTKLVDKYMRLKLLSLKGRGDYYEDGLITWFGAQPNS, encoded by the coding sequence ATGGTAGAGAAGTCATTGTGGGTTCGCTGGGTTCAATGCTATCTGGTTCGGAAAGGATCATTCTGGTCTATTAAAGAAAATACTAGTTCGGGATCATGGGTCTGGAGGAAGCTACTGAAACTAAGAAGTCTTGCAAAACAGTATATAAAGAAGGAAGTGAGAAATGGAGAGAGTTCATCTTTTTGGTATGATAGCTGGTCAAGATTTGATACCTTAAAAGACCTACTTGGAGAACGAGGTCCGCTTGACTTAGGAGTTCCTGATCACTATTCTGTTGCTGAGGTTAAAAGAAGCAGAAGGAGGAgtagaaggagaagaaatcaCAGAGTGGATATTCTAAATCAGATAGAAGAAGTGATAAGCAGGCTTGATAATGACAGTGATGAGGACATTGTATTATGGAAGCATGCAGAAGGAAAATTCAAAACCAATTTTTCGACAAGCAAAACCTGGAACCAGATTCGCAATGTGAGGCCGGTATGCACATGGCATAAGGGAGTCTGGTTTTCACAATCAACTCCGAAGTATGCTTTCACTATGTGGGTAGCTATCAAAAGGAGATTGCAGACAACAGACAGAATGCAGCAGTGGAATAGCTCCATTAACACAACCTGTGTGCTTTGTAATGATATGCCAGAGTCTTGTGCTCATCTTTTCTTTGGTTGTAGATACTCTGGGATGATTTGGAGGAAGCTTGTGGAGGGTATGATGAAAGATGCGTTTACTGTGGACTGGAGTGAGCTAATATCTATAGTCTCGAAGTCATGGGTAACACCTATAAAGACTTTCATACTCCGATATGTAATGCAGGCCACAGTTTACACAATTTGGTGGGAGAGAAACGCACGTAGACATGGGGAGAAGCCAAGAGATATTGATTGCTTGACAAAGCTTGTGGACAAGTATATGAGGTTGAAGCTTTTATCACTAAAGGGTAGGGGAGATTATTATGAAGATGGTCTGATAACATGGTTTGGTGCACAACCAAACTCATGA
- the LOC125588404 gene encoding uncharacterized protein LOC125588404 gives MDTAIPPGFSRSPPGSMGNRKPRNEITETANLLERSGSEKIQKEIMDLGEKEGLKLDDRKKQGSENVAKRSENEGVSWAEIAQEKKVLKKYDLKIEDLEGGKAVEIPDEVIEQADLLWDDYLIGKFLDTAPHVARVHAIVNRIWNQGETKQQIDVHVVDDTTMKFKVMNPVMRARIVKRGMWNIGNVPLVVMKWTPDELKEKPEIKSIPMWVYLKNVPMNLYSWQGLSFIVSAAGFPVRLHPETASCSNFKLAKIFVNVDLSKELPDKINFTKKGKSYLVEFIYPWLPLRCSTCGKWGHVEKVCVMNKKDGLEKSVTQIIQEDTEKRVGDMEKEKEGSKSKEKEMEENV, from the coding sequence ATGGATACGGCGATCCCGCCGGGATTTTCTAGGTCTCCGCCGGGGTCTATGGGGAATCGGAAGCCGCGGAACGAGATAACGGAAACAGCGAACTTATTGGAGAGATCGGGTAGTGAGAAGATTCAAAAAGAGATTATGGATTTGGGGGAAAAGGAGGGTTTGAAGTTGGATGATCGAAAGAAACAAGGATCGGAGAACGTTGCGAAGAGATCGGAGAATGAGGGAGTATCTTGGGCAGAGATAGCGCAAGAGAAGAAAGTTCTGAAGAAATACGATTTGAAGATAGAAGACTTGGAGGGTGGGAAAGCTGTAGAGATTCCAGATGAGGTTATCGAACAAGCAGATCTCCTTTGGGACGATTACTTGATTGGTAAATTTCTTGATACTGCTCCACATGTGGCTAGAGTTCATGCGATTGTAAACAGGATTTGGAATCAAGGAGAAACGAAGCAGCAGATTGATGTTCATGTAGTGGATGACACAACTATGAAGTTCAAAGTTATGAACCCAGTGATGAGAGCTCGAATTGTTAAGAGAGGCATGTGGAACATAGGAAATGTACCTTTGGTGGTGATGAAGTGGACTCCAGATGAGTTGAAGGAGAAACCTGAAATCAAATCAATACCGATGTGGGTGTATCTTAAAAATGTGCCGATGAACTTGTATTCATGGCAGGGGCTGAGTTTCATCGTGAGTGCAGCTGGCTTTCCGGTTAGGCTTCACCCAGAGACAGCATCTTGCTCGAACTTCAAACTAGCAAAGATTTTTGTTAATGTGGATCTATCCAAGGAGTTGCCGGATAAAATAAACTTTACAAAGAAGGGGAAATCATATTTGGTTGAGTTCATCTATCCTTGGTTGCCGCTGAGATGTAGTACGTGTGGAAAATGGGGACATGTAGAAAAAGTCTGTGTTATGAATAAGAAGGACGGATTAGAGAAATCAGTTACGCAGATCATACAGGAGGATACTGAGAAGAGAGTTGGAGATAtggaaaaagagaaagaaggtAGTAAGTCGAAGGAAAAGGAGATGGAAGAGAATGTTTGA